The nucleotide window CCATTTGTACCCGTGGATGTGAATTGTCATGTTGTGGAACTAGATGATGTAACGAAACGCGTCATGAGCAAATATTTCGATACAGATTTGCCGTTAACGCACGGAATTTCACTTGGTATGCAGCAAATTTTAGCAGCAAAAGAGATTTATTTAGTTGCAACAGGCGAGAAAAAAATCGATATCGTGAAACAAGTAGTCGAAAAAGATCCCACTGTAGCGATTCCAGCAACGCTTGTAAAAGAAGCAAATACGACTCTTGTAGTTGATAAAATAGCAGCGAGTGGGGTGGAAGCATAATGGAAAAGATTATTGTTAAAGGTCGGAAAAATGGTCAAAAAATCGAGATAGCTTGTTCCAATTTAGTGATGGGTGCTGGGGATTTCTTACGGGCGGATAACATGGATTTTGCTGGTCCGGTGTTGGATCAATATTTCGAAATGGGTGGGAATATTTTTGATACGGCGCGCCATTATCGTCATAGTGAAAAAGCGATTGGTACTTGGATGGAAGCGCGTGGCAACCGTGATAGCGTGATTATCCAAACAAAAGGTGGACATCCGGTACGGGAAGCGAGCGATGTGCCGCGTGTCACTCCAGAAGCTATCCATGAAGATATTTCTGTTAGTTTAGATACATTAAAAACCGATCATGTGGAGCTGTTTGCCTTGCATCGTGATAATCCAGAAGTGGAAGTGGGAGCTATCATGGAAGCGATGCATAAAGAAGTCGAGGATGGCCGTGTTTATGCTATTGGCCTTTCAAACTGGGAGCTGCCGCGTATTATCGAAGCGAATGAATATGCGGTTAGCCATGGTTTGACGCCATTAAGCTTTAATAGCCCTAATTTTAGTTTGGCAAAAGTGAATCGACCTCGCTGGGAAAATTGTGTT belongs to Listeria swaminathanii and includes:
- a CDS encoding aldo/keto reductase; this encodes MEKIIVKGRKNGQKIEIACSNLVMGAGDFLRADNMDFAGPVLDQYFEMGGNIFDTARHYRHSEKAIGTWMEARGNRDSVIIQTKGGHPVREASDVPRVTPEAIHEDISVSLDTLKTDHVELFALHRDNPEVEVGAIMEAMHKEVEDGRVYAIGLSNWELPRIIEANEYAVSHGLTPLSFNSPNFSLAKVNRPRWENCVSANEEMIRWHEATGLPLFSWSSQAGGFFSGRFSEEDTSDTEMVEVYYSEANWERYSRAKQLAKQKDCSPIQISLAYVLTQSFPTAAVIGPENAAELQSSVSAAGIKLTQTEVDWLDLKA